The Amycolatopsis mongoliensis genome includes a window with the following:
- the thrS gene encoding threonine--tRNA ligase has product MSQSPPVSPVAASRVVVPAGTTAGAAVREAGLPTKGPDTVVVVRDAEGKLRDLAWAPESDAEVEPVAANTEDGRSVIRHSAAHVLAQAVQQQFPEAKLGIGPPVKDGFYYDFAVDTPFTPEDLQALEKRMKQIVKGAQQFSRRVFDSVDEAKKELADEPFKLELVDLKSEVDTSEVMEVGEGELTIYDNLDPRTKERVWSDLCRGPHVPTTKFIPAFKLTRVAAAYWRGSEKNPQLQRIYGTAWESAEAQDAHLERIAEAERRDHRKLGAELDLFSFPEEIGSGLPVFHPKGGIIRRELENYSRRRHEEAGYEFVNTPHISKGELFHTSGHLPYYADTMFPPVQFDEENYYLKAMNCPMHNLIFRSRGRSYRELPLRLFEFGTVYRYEKSGVVHGLTRVRGLTMDDSHIYCTKEQMPGELRSLLKFVLDLLADYGLSDFYLELSTRGDSDKFIGEDWEWEEATETLRQAAVDSGLELVPDPGGAAFYGPKISVQAKDAIGRTWQMSTIQLDFNQNKRFELEYTAPDGSRQRPVMIHRALFGSIERFFGVLTEHYAGAFPAWLAPVQVVGIPITADQVGYLQDVEKALRAKGIRAEVDASDDRMQKKIRTHTTQKVPFMLLAGAKDVEAGAVSFRFRDGGQINGVPVDKAVEAIAEWVERRENASPSAEALETVVR; this is encoded by the coding sequence GTGTCGCAGTCGCCCCCCGTTTCCCCCGTGGCCGCCTCCCGCGTGGTGGTACCGGCGGGCACTACGGCGGGGGCGGCGGTCCGCGAGGCCGGCCTGCCGACCAAGGGCCCGGACACGGTCGTCGTCGTCCGCGACGCCGAGGGCAAGCTGCGCGACCTCGCCTGGGCCCCGGAATCCGACGCCGAGGTCGAGCCGGTCGCCGCGAACACCGAGGACGGGCGCAGCGTCATCCGCCATTCGGCGGCCCACGTGCTCGCCCAGGCCGTGCAGCAGCAATTCCCCGAAGCCAAGCTCGGTATCGGCCCGCCGGTGAAAGACGGCTTCTACTACGACTTCGCGGTTGACACTCCGTTCACCCCGGAAGACCTGCAGGCGCTCGAAAAGCGCATGAAGCAGATCGTGAAGGGCGCCCAGCAGTTCTCGCGGCGCGTTTTCGACTCCGTCGACGAGGCCAAGAAGGAACTGGCGGACGAGCCGTTCAAGCTCGAACTCGTCGACCTCAAGTCCGAAGTGGACACTTCCGAGGTCATGGAGGTGGGCGAGGGCGAGCTCACCATCTACGACAATCTCGACCCGCGCACCAAGGAACGTGTCTGGAGTGACCTCTGCCGTGGTCCGCACGTGCCGACCACGAAGTTCATCCCCGCGTTCAAGCTGACCCGCGTCGCCGCCGCGTACTGGCGGGGGAGCGAGAAGAACCCGCAGCTGCAGCGGATCTACGGCACCGCGTGGGAGTCGGCCGAGGCGCAGGACGCCCACCTCGAGCGCATCGCCGAGGCCGAGCGCCGCGACCACCGCAAGCTCGGCGCCGAGCTCGACCTGTTCTCCTTCCCCGAGGAGATCGGCTCCGGCCTGCCGGTGTTCCACCCCAAGGGCGGCATCATCCGCCGGGAGCTGGAGAACTACTCGCGCCGCCGCCACGAGGAGGCCGGCTACGAGTTCGTGAACACCCCGCACATCAGCAAGGGCGAGCTGTTCCACACCTCCGGCCACCTGCCCTACTACGCGGACACGATGTTCCCGCCGGTGCAGTTCGACGAGGAGAACTACTACCTCAAGGCCATGAACTGCCCGATGCACAACCTGATCTTCCGCTCGCGCGGGCGGTCCTACCGCGAGCTGCCGCTGCGGCTGTTCGAGTTCGGCACGGTCTACCGCTACGAGAAGTCGGGCGTCGTGCACGGCCTCACCCGCGTGCGCGGCCTGACGATGGACGACTCGCACATCTACTGCACCAAGGAGCAGATGCCGGGCGAGCTGCGGTCGCTGCTCAAGTTCGTGCTGGACCTGCTGGCCGACTACGGCCTCTCCGACTTCTACCTCGAGCTGTCCACCCGCGGCGACTCCGACAAGTTCATCGGCGAGGACTGGGAGTGGGAGGAGGCCACCGAGACACTGCGGCAGGCCGCCGTCGACTCGGGCCTCGAGCTGGTCCCGGACCCGGGTGGCGCGGCCTTCTACGGCCCGAAGATCTCGGTCCAGGCCAAGGACGCCATCGGCCGCACCTGGCAGATGTCGACCATCCAGCTGGACTTCAACCAGAACAAGCGGTTCGAGCTGGAGTACACCGCGCCGGACGGTTCGCGCCAGCGGCCGGTGATGATCCACCGCGCGCTGTTCGGCTCGATCGAGCGGTTCTTCGGCGTGCTGACCGAGCACTACGCGGGCGCGTTCCCGGCGTGGCTCGCGCCGGTGCAGGTGGTCGGCATCCCGATCACCGCCGACCAGGTCGGGTACCTGCAGGACGTCGAGAAGGCGTTGCGCGCCAAGGGGATCCGCGCGGAGGTCGACGCGAGCGACGACCGGATGCAGAAGAAGATCCGCACCCACACGACGCAGAAGGTGCCCTTCATGCTGCTGGCCGGCGCGAAGGACGTCGAGGCGGGCGCGGTGTCGTTCCGCTTCCGCGACGGCGGCCAGATCAACGGCGTGCCGGTGGACAAGGCGGTCGAGGCGATCGCGGAGTGGGTCGAACGCCGCGAAAACGCGTCGCCGTCGGCCGAGGCGCTGGAGACGGTCGTTCGGTGA
- a CDS encoding phosphatidylinositol mannoside acyltransferase, translated as MSRVSERLSAFGYAAGWRLAGWLPAGFGSTVFSLGADLAVRRDAGGVRQLRANLARVVPQADPVELDELTRRAMRSYARYWHETFRLPSMDQKEVSAKVAGSITGVENLDAALAEGNGAVMALPHSGNWDIAGVWLADYLGGFTTVAERLKPESLYRRFVEYRESLGFEIVPLTGDSSAMRVLLKRLRENKAVCLVGDRDLTTSGIPVKFFGEAARMPGGPARLAATTGAALIPAGCWFTEDGWQIRLHPRIRVTARAEVPAATQALADIFAGDIAAHPADWHMVQKFWPADLDAGEQVSLEEAS; from the coding sequence ATGAGCAGGGTCTCCGAGCGGCTGAGCGCCTTCGGCTACGCGGCCGGGTGGCGGCTGGCCGGCTGGCTGCCGGCCGGCTTCGGCAGCACGGTGTTCTCGCTCGGCGCGGACCTCGCCGTCCGGCGTGACGCCGGCGGCGTGCGGCAGTTGCGCGCCAACCTCGCCCGTGTCGTCCCGCAGGCCGATCCGGTCGAGCTGGACGAGCTGACCCGGCGTGCCATGCGCTCGTACGCCCGGTACTGGCACGAGACCTTCCGGCTGCCGTCGATGGACCAGAAGGAGGTCAGCGCCAAGGTCGCGGGGTCGATCACCGGCGTGGAGAACCTCGACGCGGCGCTCGCCGAGGGCAACGGCGCGGTGATGGCGCTGCCGCACAGCGGGAACTGGGACATCGCCGGGGTCTGGCTGGCCGACTACCTCGGCGGCTTCACGACCGTCGCCGAGCGGCTGAAGCCCGAGTCGCTCTACCGCCGGTTCGTCGAGTACCGCGAGTCGCTCGGCTTCGAGATCGTGCCGCTGACCGGCGACAGCTCGGCGATGCGCGTGCTGCTGAAGCGGCTGCGCGAGAACAAGGCCGTCTGCCTGGTCGGCGACCGCGACCTGACCACGAGCGGGATCCCGGTGAAGTTCTTCGGCGAGGCCGCGCGGATGCCCGGCGGCCCGGCGCGGCTGGCGGCCACGACCGGTGCGGCGCTGATCCCGGCCGGCTGCTGGTTCACCGAGGACGGCTGGCAGATCCGGCTGCACCCGCGCATCCGCGTCACCGCGCGCGCCGAGGTCCCCGCCGCCACGCAGGCACTGGCCGACATCTTCGCCGGCGACATCGCCGCGCACCCGGCCGACTGGCACATGGTGCAGAAGTTCTGGCCGGCCGACCTGGACGCCGGCGAGCAGGTCAGCCTGGAAGAGGCGAGCTGA
- a CDS encoding HIT family protein, producing the protein MSDGPELVEQQGGGVQDAFQRLWTPHRMAYIKGQDKPDDDEDTGCPFCRIPSLDDKTGLIVARGEKVFAVLNLYPYNPGHLMVVPYRHVADYTELTVEETREVAEFTQHAMKVIRAVSGAHGFNIGLNQGVVAGAGIAAHLHQHLVPRWGGDANFMPVIGQTKVLPQLLGETRDLLSDAW; encoded by the coding sequence GTGAGTGACGGTCCCGAGCTCGTCGAGCAGCAGGGCGGCGGGGTCCAGGACGCGTTCCAGCGCCTCTGGACCCCGCACCGGATGGCCTACATCAAGGGCCAGGACAAGCCGGACGACGACGAGGACACCGGCTGCCCGTTCTGCCGCATCCCGTCCCTGGACGACAAGACGGGCCTGATCGTCGCGCGCGGCGAGAAGGTGTTCGCGGTGCTGAACCTGTACCCGTACAACCCCGGGCACCTGATGGTGGTGCCCTACCGGCACGTCGCGGACTACACCGAGCTGACGGTGGAGGAGACGCGCGAGGTCGCCGAGTTCACCCAGCACGCGATGAAGGTGATCCGCGCGGTGTCCGGCGCGCACGGGTTCAACATCGGCCTCAACCAGGGCGTGGTCGCGGGCGCGGGGATCGCGGCGCACCTGCACCAGCACCTCGTGCCGCGCTGGGGCGGGGACGCGAACTTCATGCCGGTCATCGGCCAGACGAAGGTGCTGCCGCAGCTGCTCGGCGAGACCCGGGACCTGCTGTCCGACGCCTGGTGA
- a CDS encoding MarR family winged helix-turn-helix transcriptional regulator, with product MSETRWLSDDEQRVWREFNAATRMLSAHLEGQLQHDSGMPHTYYEVLVALSEAPGRRLRMSELADARQASRSRLSHAVARLEANGWVRREACPTDKRGAWAVLTDAGFTALEAAAPGHVEAVRESLFDPLTPEQVTALGEISAAIRQRLSPKCAAAQAAEEAREYPGEVVRLPKSG from the coding sequence ATGTCCGAAACCCGATGGCTCAGCGACGACGAGCAGCGCGTCTGGCGTGAGTTCAACGCGGCCACCCGCATGCTCAGCGCGCACCTCGAGGGGCAGCTGCAGCACGACTCGGGCATGCCGCACACCTACTACGAAGTCCTCGTGGCGCTCTCGGAAGCGCCCGGCCGCCGGCTGCGGATGAGCGAGCTCGCCGACGCGCGCCAGGCGTCGCGAAGCCGGCTCTCGCACGCGGTCGCGCGCCTGGAAGCCAACGGCTGGGTGCGCCGCGAAGCCTGCCCGACCGACAAGCGCGGCGCCTGGGCCGTCCTGACCGACGCCGGCTTCACCGCGCTCGAAGCGGCCGCGCCCGGGCACGTCGAGGCCGTCCGCGAGAGCCTCTTCGACCCGCTGACGCCGGAGCAGGTCACCGCGCTCGGCGAGATCAGCGCCGCGATCCGGCAGCGCCTGTCGCCGAAGTGCGCCGCCGCCCAGGCCGCGGAAGAGGCACGGGAGTACCCCGGCGAGGTCGTCCGGCTGCCGAAATCGGGCTGA
- the pgsA gene encoding phosphatidylinositol phosphate synthase: MLNIFARASVSRVTDPIGQALVRVGLTPNAMTVLGTAGAVVCALAFFPNGYLLWGTFTVWGFAMLDLLDGAMARARGYGTPFGAVLDATCDRLVDGALFAAIAWWCFVVDDNHPAAAAALLCLVLAQVISYVKARADASGLPVDGGLVERAERLIIALVGTGLHGFGIPYTVDVTLWLLAVLSVITLLQRFAAVAKAAREAAAGEQSA, translated from the coding sequence ATGCTCAATATCTTCGCGCGTGCCTCCGTTTCCCGCGTCACCGATCCGATCGGCCAGGCGCTGGTCCGCGTCGGGCTGACCCCGAACGCGATGACCGTGCTCGGCACCGCCGGCGCCGTCGTCTGCGCCCTGGCCTTCTTCCCGAACGGCTACCTGCTCTGGGGCACCTTCACGGTGTGGGGCTTCGCCATGCTGGACCTCCTCGACGGCGCCATGGCCCGTGCCCGCGGCTACGGCACCCCGTTCGGCGCGGTGCTCGACGCCACCTGCGACAGGCTGGTCGACGGTGCCCTGTTCGCCGCGATCGCCTGGTGGTGCTTCGTCGTCGACGACAACCACCCGGCCGCCGCCGCGGCGCTGCTGTGCCTGGTGCTCGCCCAGGTCATCTCCTACGTCAAGGCCCGCGCCGACGCCTCCGGCCTGCCGGTGGACGGCGGGCTCGTCGAACGCGCCGAGCGGCTGATCATCGCCCTGGTCGGCACCGGCCTGCACGGCTTCGGCATCCCGTACACCGTCGACGTGACGCTCTGGCTGCTGGCCGTGCTGTCGGTCATCACCCTGCTGCAGCGCTTCGCCGCCGTGGCGAAGGCGGCCCGCGAGGCCGCCGCCGGGGAGCAGTCGGCATGA